Proteins encoded together in one Theileria parva strain Muguga chromosome 3 map unlocalized ctg_530, whole genome shotgun sequence window:
- the CPSF73-II gene encoding Beta-Casp domain protein, which yields MSSVDITVLGAGQDVGRSCIVVTFPSKRVIFDCGAHCGFIDQRRYPDLQLLGDVNEYNYQLQLIESVKKEEFPVKSAPDDPFSHEYSDKGVIKQEFDKDTYMKNALKKALKNVTNSVDCSVISHFHLDHVGALPFLTEHIGYSGPIYLTYPTRALCPLLLRDSVQVTSTRTVPDDPNTISSINASVKSLLNCHTNTTYNTDKRRKIEERTDPWGYSLNSVAECMKRSIPLQLRATETVGNLNLVPYYAGHVLGASMFLSECDGFKVLYTGDFNTIPDKHLGPAKVPTLEPDVLICESTYATFVRQSKRATEMELCTTVHDTLINGGKVLIPVFAVGRAQELAIILNNYWNNLSISFPIYFGGGLSEKATNYYKLHSSWTNNNSITNLRENPFSLRNLLQFDQSFLNDNRPMVLFATPGMVHTGLSLKACKLWSQNPNNLILIPGYCVQGTVGNKLIAGEKTIKTNIGVMNIKCKVRYLSFSAHADSPGILQLIKHIRPKNIVFVHGELESMKRFSKHINNTLKIPVYYPCNGQTIKFTKDTSKNDIREVYVHPNILIHNETVVYGFNLNNNIYLYNKETLLKTLSNEDSRVGDVEKIVKSTMPKIINRVKLTVTPDQFYKLTEFIAKIIQNSKVEDKDYTTKTSSEELNFKYSSLELVYKHDNLTIQWNQHDINYKLINLIVKLTLKLLENSSNN from the exons ATGAGCTCTGTTGATATAACAGTGCTTGGAGCTGGGCAAGATGTAGGAAGATCATGCATAGTAGTGACATTTCCATCCAAAAGAGTTATATTTGACTGTGGAGCCCATTGTGGCTTCATAGATCAAAGAAGATATCCTGACTTACAGCTTCTGGGTGATGTTAATGAGTATAATTATCAGTTACAACTGATAGAGTCAGTTAAAAAAGAGGAATTTCCCGTAAAAAGTGCTCCGGATGACCCATTTTCACATGAATATTCAGATAAAGGTGTCATAAAACagg AATTTGATAAGGATACTTATATGAAAAATGCATTAAAAAAGGCATTAAAGAATGTTACTAATAGTGTAGACTGCTCTGTAATATCACATTTCCACCTTGATCATGTAGGAGCACTTCCATTCTTAACTGAACACATTGG ATACTCCGGACCAATATATTTGACATATCCAACAAGAGCACTTTGTCCCCTGTTACTTAGAGATAGTGTCCAAGTTACATCTACTAGAACAGTTCCTGATGACCCAAACACAATTTCTTCAATTAACGCCTCGGTTAAGTCACTTCTTAACTGTCATACAAACACGACATACAACACTGATAAGAGAAGAAAGATAGAAGAAAGAACGGATCCTTGGGGGTACTCTTTAAATTCAGTAGCAGAATGCATGAAAAGATCAATTCCATTACAGCTTAGAGCAACTGAAACCGTTGGTAACTTAAACCTGGTACCATATTACGCTGGACATGTACTAGGGGCCTCAATGTTCTTATCAGAATGTGATGGATTTAAAGTACTATATACAG gAGATTTTAATACAATACCAGACAAACATTTGGGACCTGCCAAAGTACCAACTTTGGAACCAGACGTTTTAATTTGTGAGTCGACATATGCAACATTTGTTCGACAATCAAAAAGAGCAACTGAAATGGAACTATGCACAACAGTACATGACACACTAATAAATGGA GGGAAGGTATTAATACCAGTGTTTGCAGTTGGAAGGGCGCAAGAACTTGCAATCATCTTGAACAATTACTGGAATAACCTATCGATTTCATTCCCCATATACTTTGGCGGAGGATTGTCAGAAAAGGCAACAAATTACTATAAACTCCACTCAAGCTGGACCAATAATAATAGCATAACTAACCTTAGAGAAAACCCTTTCTCACTGAGAAATTTGCTCCAATTTGATCAGTCATTTTTAAACGACAATAGACCAATGGTTCTCTTCGCAACACCAGGAATGGTACACACAGGGTTGTCACTCAAAGCATGCAAACTCTGGTCTCAAAATCCAAACAACCTTATTCTCATACCAG GATATTGTGTACAAGGAACCGTAGGAAATAAGTTAATAGCAG GAGAAAAAACTATTAAAACCAACATTGGAGTgatgaatataaaatgtaaagTTAGATATTTGTCCTTTTCAGCCCATGCCGACTCACCAGGAATCCTACAACTGATCAAAcat ataagGCCCAAAAACATTGTTTTTGTACATGGAGAATTAGAGTCAATGAAAAGATTTTCAaaacatataaataatacccTTAAGATACCG GTATATTATCCATGTAATGGGcaaacaataaaatttactaaagATACTtctaaaaatgatataagAGAGGTTTACGTACACCCAAACATATTAATTCACAATGAAACA gtGGTCTACGGatttaatttgaataataatatttacttGTATAATAAGGAAACTTTGTTGAAAACCCTAAGCAATGAAGATTCCAGGGTTGGAGATGTTGagaaaattgttaaatctACAATGCCGAAGATAATAAACAGGGTAAAACTGACTGTTACACCAGACCAGTTTTACAAATTGACTGAATTTATAGctaaaattatacaaaactCGAAAGTGGAGGACAAAGATTACACAACCAAGACTAGTTCTGAAG AGTTAAACTTTAAGTACTCATCACTCGAGTTGGTATATAAACATGATAATCTGACAATCCAGTGGAACCAACAC gACATAAACTACAAAttgattaatttgattGTGAAGTTAACCTTAAAACTGTTAGAAAACTCCTCTAACAACtga